acatttgaatatcaatatAACTTGATAGCCATGCTCCCTGCATAATGTTGTTGTTTTAACAAACATTGCATTATTAGTTATATTTTATGATATTTGAGTAGAGTAGAGATGGGTGTAAGTATTTATCTCAATTCTCTTTTATTTAGAAACCAAATTTGTTTAAATGGTTTGGAATATGATAACATGTGACTGGTGaaaatattattaggtttaactagtgtgcttaacaatatggattgttctCATTTAATTTTTATGAGAGTTTCAATTATGGTGTTGAGAATAGaagggttcatgattttatgtgaagaattatttctagggtttaagaagatggttgAATAAACTCAATTAAGATATATCCTATGCTCATCAAATTCAATCCACTTGCTAAGGTGAGTCTTATTTTATTAAACACTACTCTATTTGGTACACTAAACAATTTCTTTGGAAGGCAAAATAGAATCTAatattggttcactctactcacTTAAATGGCACTAAAGTACTTAGGTATATAGGCCTTggttttatacttgtgatccatgatacacaagttagggtataatattttatgtggggtgaattctacttgaaaggtttagggttttgcataagcttcactaaattgaagtataaataggcatgaggtatggcagggttctacttataatccaaagtaatgcttggattggaattcaaatatggccTAGGGTTTAGTTATGATCACCCATGTGATGCACAACTATGTTTAAGATATGGtatcagctttgatcatgttttagtggctaaggttatcctcctcacttaaGTAGAATTATTATATCATGGCAATGCTAGGTTTATCTCAAGTGTTTGAATAGGAAAGGTTTAAATACAATAGTATTACTGCACAAGGCAGGAGCATTGGTCTGGATTGACTACTATTGATatgtttatcatttcatgtgaagaatGAAATCTATGGATCACacatataggtttaacttatcatctcaatttataaggtaagatcatgcattagacatgatccacatattcctcactagtctctcttctttaatacttctctcaacacactcacttagattcttaggttttatgatcattacccaatttgtaatAATCAAGGTATGGCTTTCTAATAATTCACTAGTGAatcatggttctctctccaagatcaagtattagtccatatacttgagtatacctctttaggttgagctcttatGAATAAGTAGGGTTCTCTAggatttatgatcattaccaagttgtaatgatcacaacacttgcctctctataattactagaagaataggttcttgcttaccatcaagtgttagctaggtcaagtagggtttaatacttgactttatttcttgtatcattaattagtatcaacaattatctcccttggacaaggtttaaatatttagttaggttctattgaatgcataatataagcatatgaatagttctctCTTTTCTGTAGGTTTAATGGTATGAGTTAGGAAACAAGGTTGAAATGGTCAAaggttaatgaagaatgaatatgcaagttcttgacttggttcaagtattgtGGTTGAAAAtatatataccatgtgactcttggtaggaacatttatttagtagaagacattgaaaagataagtaaagaatagtttcttaattaattgagttctttgattcatagtagaataattattcatgtgttgttgtaaggaatgtcatgttgagattctttataagatcttgtagttgatccttacttaaggtgttgtttgttgtaaaactaattctatttgatctagcccatagatcaaatcatctctacccaagatagggttttaacaaagatcacagtgaagtttatagcgcttgacttgatgatctacttcaattccagcaagtcaggtgaaacttcagttactgtggtaagttttatttgaagcgcgaaaattccccggattttctatgcataaatgcaatgcacactttggtgttctctcattttattgcctctaaacctgggatattacagttggCTTGCCCCACTAGCATTTTGTTTTGTGGTCTCAGGTTTTGAGTTCGAAATCCCACGAACGATTTTAATGTTGCCGTATGTAGCGAGCTTAACGGGCCTGTTTATTAGTGGGCTAAGCTGCTATACGCCTTGCCAGATAAAATGGACTGCCGCCTCCAAGTTGGAAGCCCTGCCGCTCCAAATTTTGGGGCCCCTGGAAATTATGGGCCCTGTGCGATGGCACAGTTTGCACTCCCGCTCGCCCGGGCCTGCAAGGCCCCAAGGCCAGCGGAGGTGGAGCGGACCGGCGGTATCGCCGGCAAGGAGGacggaaccctagatgggttttgtgCCTTTTTCTGCCGCCTCCTGCTAAGTCATGTTGAACTTGTATTACAGCATAATAGTCTGATGTAGGAAAATAGCCAAATGCTTGTTTGGAAAGCCCTGTCATgttaatatatatatacaaataaCTTGTATAATACAAGTTAGGATGTTGCCATGAAATACAAGGGTTTAGACAGATTgttgagtttttctctctccaAAAGGTGGTAGAGAACCGACATTTAGTATTGATTTTTCAATAAAGGATTGGCAATAATGAAATCAAACAATCATAAACCATCACGCCACTCCTATAAACCAGACAATGAGGGAGATCATACCATCATGGCCTTGTACCCTAGACTCACAACAATGCTTCACCCTCTAAATTCGGGGGCATCACCGAGTCAACTTCTTGCGAACCAGGAGCACACATCTAGTCCAACAGACCATCAATGTGCATAGATGCACACACTCGATGCGCTTATTGTACCATTGATCTATCTTTAGGACAGAGATCATCAAAATCCTCGCCAATCCTACCATTGACGCCGCCACAACGCTAGATATCGCCACCGCCTTGCCCTCGTCCATCATTAGGCGTTCATCGACGATACCCTGCTGCACAACGACGTCGAGACTTGCCGTTATCAATGTTGAAGATATGATGTTGCACCTCCTCCTAGTCCATCAACCAACATCTGCTTCAAAACGACGCCTTAGCGAAGAAGAAATACAATGATAGTGCTAGCCATCACAAGATCGATTCTAGAGACCGAAATCTAGTGTTTGCCCTGGAGCAACCCAAGTGAGGAGTGATGAGTCCAACaataatgccttcaacaaggtagcgGCAAATAGACGCCACCATCATCCACCATGACCGAAGTCAGGGCTTGGTTTTCATCAAAAACACGCCTCCCCAACTCTTAGTCGGCTGGATCACTCCAAAGAGACCCATTGTTTCGACCCAGCCCAACCTTTTTCGAAATGGAGGATCAGACACATGGCCTCTACATTGATCGGATCCCTTCGCATCGATGAGGAAGACACAAACAATGAAGGAGGTCACCTCGCTATGCGTCCGACACCATCGCCCCACACGCGCACCATACTAAGGCGCCTGCTCGAGACCCCTCGCCATCCTCCCCTCGCAGACGCCGCCATCCTCCCCTCGCTTGGGCTTTGCTTGACTGGGATCTGGTGGTGGCGGGAGCTGACGGCTAACCATAAATCGCCCGGGTGGATGGGAGGGAGAACGGAATTTTCTCATGTTTTCCCCTTTTCCCCTATTCTTCGGTTATTCTCCACTGGTGAAAAGACCTTGTACCTGATTTTAATATGTATATCCTTTCGCTGACTACTGAAAAATGTCTCTAAAAAATACTATATGAAAATAAATGCGACTAAAATAGATCGTGCCATTGGTAAGTTTGTTTTCTTGAGACCCGTccattttatttattttctaGCAGGGTGTTTTTTTCTTTCCTTATTGGCGTCGGCTAGGTTGTGGCCAGGATGGCGCATTGGAATATGATCTCTTTGGCGTCTTCATACCCCGTGGGCGTCTATTTCAGCGTCAACCAAGGGCCGGTGAGAGTTCCTTAATTTGTGCCgtcagattgtttcgtttttaaaaTAATTGGTTGGTATTAGCGCAGCTATTCGACAATTTCTTTCGTTATGAAGGGTTCTAAGTATGTGCTAGGTGAGCTGCTGCCACAACCGATATTCTTTCAGCAACTACTAGATATCGTTGTTTGTGACAAGTGACTATTGCAGTTTTTGAAGTCTTGTACATAAGGAAAACCAACCTAGTTGTCTTTGGATGATTAGGAGGGCAGTGGTACCCCCTAGCACATTAGAGTTTAAATCTCAGATTTGACattttggtgtctcataaagatATAATATTCTTCAGTAGGAGGCGACGTTCTCGTCGATAGCTAGGCACCTATGgtaacttcgtcaatctcaagatccATCGGATCAAGTCTTCGACGCAGTCTCTCAGATGTGCTCATAGGtgtgtagggtgtgcgtgtgcgcattcataggggtgagtgtgtgcgTGTATATGTGGATGTCTTtaattgtactgtgtttcgcaaaaaaaaaaagtcttGTACAGCCACGTTTCCATGTGTCCCCATCTCAACTTCCCCGTGTGATGAACAAAACAAAGGAAGAAGAAGGTGACTAGTATGATTTTTGATGTAATTTTTTTTGTTGGTCATTCAGTGTCTTGTTGTATGCCGTATATATAGTTTTTATTTCATTAATAGgttttaaatataagatgctcttTGAGTGTCTTTTCTAAATAAATTCTTTCGAGATTGACCAGATAGCCAAGATTTCCTTAGGAGTAACTGTCTGTTAAAAATACTCCTTCCGTTCTCTAACATAAATTTTCTTACAAGCTATAGTGATGATTCTTTTGTTTCTATAATGCAAATGGGTAGTAGTATTCTTCCAGTTTTCTTACGTGCGCACCTCAAGTCCAAGAGTCCCCTTTCCCGATCGATCCTCGTTTCGAGATGCTACTACTCAACCATTCGCCGGTACCTTACTTGGATCTCATCTCAGGTTAGGTAACCTACCTCCATGTCATCTTCTCCGATGATGTCAGGCCCTAGTAAATCAATCATATATTCAACTAGCTCACTCTCTATGACACgacaacaaacaaatatacacttGCAAAAGGCTAAATCGGAGAAGTAGAAAACATGAGCAGCGAATGAGAAAGGTGAAGGAGACAGGCATACTAACATACATCAGATTGTCAAAAGCACCAAAAGTTAGTGGCATATATGCACATAGTCTAAAAGCCAGAATCCAGCGGATTGGCCGCGCCGAAACGGTAGTAGGAATTCGATGATAGAACGCTTGCATCATGGTGATGGCACGCGCGGGTGCACATACTTCCTACACTCTAGTTTCGCCGTCCCAAAATATGTTGAAGTTAAAGTCAAATTTTACGGTAATTAACCATATATAAAAAATATATATTAATCTTCGCAATATCTAGTGCATACAACATGAGCATATATTTCATGATGGTtctcataacatatgttttatatTATAAATGTTTTTAAACAGAAGGCCAACGGCCcggccatatatatatatagccccCACATCAAAGTCTCAACGATACAACACACCCCAGCACGTCTGGTACCTCAAAGCACACAAACACCAACACAGGTTCCTTAACACCGCAATACAGAGTTCTACCAGATCACTACAAGGTCAACACACGCGCTACCAAACGTCGATGACAGAGGGCACTACCAAGTAACGCTACACCGCCACGAGCTCATGTCCTCGTCGCCCCATGGAGCCGCCTAACCTCGTCCATCGCCACGTCCAACAGCCTCTGATCCGTCtgtctgaccagaaccctccagcCCTGCATATGAATAGACATTTTGAACATAGCATCAGTCGGGTTGCCGATGACCTTTCCCTCTGTAGCTAGCTTATTGCGAATATTCCAAAGCGTCCAGCATTGAGTCGCAAAGGTAAATCAAGCTAATCTACGGAGGCACCCCGACAAACCCCTGGACAATAGCGATAAAGTCCCCAACCCCTGTTGGATTCCAAGCGCACGATAGGATTTCCCTAATCTCTGCCCACATAAACTTTGCCAAGTGGTAGTTGAAGAATATATGATTACAATCCTTGAATTCCCCACATAGCGCACAGTCTTCATTCAAGGGGCCGTGACGCTTGGCCAACTGCTCTCCTGAGGGCAGTCGCCCCCTGATCAACTGCCAAAGGAAGACCTTGATCTTCGGGGGAACCCTAGTCCTCCACACCTCCTTGAAATGTGTGATCGCCGTCCCATGCGACAATTTGAGGTACAGGGAATTGGTGGAGTTGCACCCGGACTCCTCAAGCGCCCACGACATGTTGACACTTTTCATATATGTTTGATCAAATTTTATAAAATTTAACTCTAACTAAATGCTATATGCAACATAATTTAGAACGGAGAAAGCAACTTACACACATACACATGGTTATTAGTCGTTGATGTCTACTAATCGCAAAGGGAAGTTAAGTTACATTCCGGGCTAACTTAATTAGCACCGGAAATCTCGACTCATTTGTGGTGTCATTTGCCCACCTTTGCTGCTGTCCAACACAGTGACACACTAGCTCCTGTCCAACTCCAAGAATTATTTTAAGCAACTTTTTTCTTGTCTGTGCTCTATGTGCATCCTAGCCTAACTATCTCTCCTTTTTGTGTAGTCTTCGTACACTGGGAGTTGTCATACGTGTGTATTGAACTAGCATTGATGAGCTGTAGCCGTTCGATCGCGTTGTTTGATTTCTATACTAAGGATCGAACGGCTGGAGTGGCCTCATAAATCCATCGTGATATCCGAGGTGAGAACAGCATAGGCTTCAGGTTCCAGGGACGACGTGCATAGGCTTCAGGTTCAGCGTAGGCTTCAGGTTCCAGGGCCAGCTTCGAAGTAACACGACACTGAGTCGTCCACGCTGGCAGAGGGCCGGCCCACGAGACCCGAAAGGGCTTGGTACTGGTAGTCCTCGACGGGCCCCCACAGGCCCAGCTCCCGCTCCAGGTCCTCCAACCACCACTCCTTGCAGTCGTCGGTCGTGCCGGCGCCCGCCTCTGTTCCGTCGCCGTTGTACGGCGCCGCATTGGTCCACGGGGCCTGAGCTGCTTCCACAAATGCGCCGGCGCCACCGTCGTCGTCCATGATGCTCCAGAGCTCCGGCACGATGTCGATCTCCGGCAGATCGAGCAGCTCGACCTCGACGTCGTCCACCACGCACGGCGGGGACGCGGACGAGCAGGACGAGGTCGGCGCCGACATGGCCGGGCAGTGCGTATCAGGCACGGTGTCCAGCAGCATGTCGAAGTCGAAGCCGAAGTCCAGCGTGGGGATCTCGATCTTATCGAGCTCTGTTTCTTCCTTGCTCGTGTTGCTCTGCTCGGTCGAGCTGTTTGTTGTCACCGTGGTCGTTGACGAGGAAGGCGACGCTGACGGCACCGGCGAGTTGACGCGAGTGGCCTTCTTCTTGCTCTTGCCCCCGCCCGTCTTCTTCTGCTCGCCGGCGCTGGCCGCCACCCGCTTCTTGAGGTGCGTGTTCCAGACGTTCTTGATCTCGTTGTCCGTCCTCCCCGGCAGGCACGCCGCGATCTTTGACCACCTATACAATAGTTCGAATGCAATTGTTAGTTCGCTGAAAAAGAGGCAGCTGATCGAGCTTCAACCTGGGCCTTGCAATTACAACGTACTTGTTGCCGAGCGTGTTGTGCAGCTTGATGAGagtctcctcctcctcggcggtgAAGTTACCGCGCTTGAGGTCCGGGCTGAGGTAGTTGATCCACCGGAGCCGGCAGCTCTTCCCGCACCGGAGCAAGCCTGTCAAAACAATTCACAGATATCAGCCGAATTCTTCTTATGCAAAATTTGCATGAGACAGTACAGATCGAGCCATTAGGTACCTGCTTGCTTGGGCAGGGCTCGCCAGTTAGCGTGGCCGTACTTGTGAATGTAGGCGATGAGGCGCATGTCCTCCTCAGGCGTCCAGGAGCCCTTGTTCAGCCCCACCTTGGCGCAGCAGGGTGCCCGGCCTTTCCCCATAGATCTTCAAAGTCTCAACAGGTGCTTCAAAGCCTCCGTCGATCTCTGACTGACCAACAAACAGCTACCTGAGCTCGCTGTCGATGGTCTCTGGTTGTGTTTTTGCTGTTGATACAGTGTCCTCGTTCTCTTGTACCGGACGTGTGCAAGCTGCAACCGGGACACGTCCAGGACCGGCCGTATATATAGCACGGGCCGCGCGGTGAAAGATTGAGGCTGGTAGGGACTCGCCTCCGTCGTCTCCCCTGACACCGACGCGCGCGACACCGACCGGTTGACACCGAAGCCAAAGCCATGGCGCCCTGCCCCTTTCCCCACCGCGGCGGATTCTCTAACCGATCATTTGGTAGGATGTATGGACCATGGCTCGGATCGGGGCAGTAATTTTCAGTCTGAGTGGATTCGGTGATCAGGGGATACATGAGCACCCGGTTATCACCGTTGGATTTGGTCCACCACCGTTGAATTCAGCTACTCACTAACGGCCACTAACGGCCACTACCTCGCCGGCTTCCACCTCGCGCATCTGAAGTCGCGTTAGTGTCTCCCCGGCCAAGCGCGTCTCCGTGCATCTTCCCCACGCCTCTCCACCATTTCACTCGACTTGCTGGACCGCATCGATGCGTGTACAGTGCTAACAgcgttagacacgtgtcgagcagataaggggtgctcacgtatccccctgATCACCTGATCAGGGGGATACATGAGCACCCGGTTATCACCGTTGGATTTGGTCCACCACCGTTGAATTCTGCTACTCACTAACGGCCACTACCTCGCCGGCCTCCACCTCGCGCATCTGAGGTCGCGCTAGTGTCTCCCCATCCAAGCGCGTCGTCATGCACCTTCCCTGCGTCTCTCCGCCCTTCCACTCGACTTGCTAGACCGCGTCGATGCGTGTACAGTGCTAACGTCATTTGACACGTGTCGAGCAGAGAAGGGGTGTTCACGTATCCCCTTGATCATCAGGCTTCATCCGAGAATCGATTACAACCCCCTGTTGGGACGCCTTCTCTGCTGAGCCCCTTTCTTTGTCTGCCTCTGTTTTAACCCCCTTTTGCATTGTTACAGTTTCCTTTGACTGATAACAGACTCAATTAGGCTAATAAGTGTAGAAAAGGACCAAACTGCCCTAACCTTATTTCCCCAAAGGCACGAACCCAGCAGGACCCCTCATTCATGGGTCGTTCTTTTCCTCTTCTCTCTGTTCGCTCGCACGAGACCCAGCCGCCACGGGTGCTGCTCCTCTCCCTCGCCGCCTCTATCCCTGCCGCCGCATCTTCTCCCGTTCTCTACCCTCCATCGCTGCACCCAGGTATAGCAAGCTCCTCCCCCTTCCAGTTGCCCCATGCGTTGGCTCGTTTGTTCTTCTGGTTGTCTAAATCATACAAACCCTAGGTGCTGAGAGAGATTGATATGGGGATTTGAGTGGGAGGGGCTGGATTGACGAAGGGGTGTGATGGATCTGGAAAGGTAACATCATATTCCCTCGTTTTAGTTGTCGTATGCGTGAGTTTTGCTGTGTGCAATTTCTGATTTTTCTATCTATATTGAATAGGGTTGATGCAATGTCTGTGCATGACTCTAATCAATCCAGTGTTAGTACCATTGTTGATTGGTCAAGTCTTGTGATCGAACCTAAAAATGATGGGGATGATAGGGGTATCCCGGATGAAAAACCGGTGGATGAGAATGCGATGTTCACTCTGTTGGGTTTAAAAACAGAGGTGGATGAAAGGGGAACT
This region of Lolium perenne isolate Kyuss_39 chromosome 2, Kyuss_2.0, whole genome shotgun sequence genomic DNA includes:
- the LOC127336399 gene encoding myb-related protein Zm1 produces the protein MGKGRAPCCAKVGLNKGSWTPEEDMRLIAYIHKYGHANWRALPKQAGLLRCGKSCRLRWINYLSPDLKRGNFTAEEEETLIKLHNTLGNKWSKIAACLPGRTDNEIKNVWNTHLKKRVAASAGEQKKTGGGKSKKKATRVNSPVPSASPSSSTTTVTTNSSTEQSNTSKEETELDKIEIPTLDFGFDFDMLLDTVPDTHCPAMSAPTSSCSSASPPCVVDDVEVELLDLPEIDIVPELWSIMDDDGGAGAFVEAAQAPWTNAAPYNGDGTEAGAGTTDDCKEWWLEDLERELGLWGPVEDYQYQALSGLVGRPSASVDDSVSCYFEAGPGT